The sequence below is a genomic window from Zavarzinia compransoris.
CCGCGCCTGAAATCCCGCCTCGTCGTCCAGGCCTTGATCCGCCGGGCCGAGGTGGCGGGCCTTTCCGCCCTGGTCATGCGCAAGGGCGACGAGGATGCGGGCGGCATCATGCTGGTGGTCGATCGCTTCGCCGCCGGCAGCCGGCTGTTCGACCGGGTGCGGGACGGGGCGGGCCGCCTGGTCTGGGCGGCTGCCGATGGCGGTGCCCCGCTCGATCCGCCCGCCCTGGCCGAACGGCTGGAGCGGGCGGCCCGGCGCGACCCGGACCTCTGGCTGGTCGCGGTCGAGGACCCGCGCGGCCTATTCGATCCACTGGCGGCGGACTGACGCCGCCAGCGGCAGGGCGAAGAGCGCGAGGCAGGCCGCCCAATACCAAGCCTCCACATTGTCCGGGGTCTCGATCGCGATCAAGGCGACGGCCTGGGCGACGAACCCCGCCGCCGCCAGCCCGGCGACCCAGCCCCGCCCTTTCGGCCGGCCGGCCCGGACCGTGCCGAACACCCGCCCGAAGGCGAGGCGGTCGAGGAAACGGTCGCGCCCGGTCCAGGCCGCCAGCAGGGCGACCACCAGGGGCGCCAGGGCGGCCAGCCCGACATAGACCGTGGGAAAATCGCGATAGCGGCCGTCGACCGGCAGCAGGGGCCACAGCAGGCTGACCGTGCCCTGCGGCAGGATCGGCACCAGGATGTCGTCGGTCACCCCGACCACGAGCAGCAGGCCGAGCGCGAAGCCGAGCACGGTCGCCAGCAGCAGCAGCAATTGCCCGCCGACCACGGTCCAGCCCCCGGCGGGCAGGCGCGGGTCGTCGCTGAGCAGGCGGAAGCAGGTGGCGGCGAAGGTCAGGGCAAGGCCGATGGCGATCGCCGCCTTGACCGCGGCCCAGAGTT
It includes:
- a CDS encoding DUF1491 family protein, encoding MTDVPRLKSRLVVQALIRRAEVAGLSALVMRKGDEDAGGIMLVVDRFAAGSRLFDRVRDGAGRLVWAAADGGAPLDPPALAERLERAARRDPDLWLVAVEDPRGLFDPLAAD